One window from the genome of Candidatus Cybelea sp. encodes:
- a CDS encoding NAD-dependent epimerase/dehydratase family protein: MASGERVFLTGATGFVGSHILRELLDSGYAVRALVRDGKRVDDRAEHVVGDLRNVGAFASALRGCRYLVHCAALYTFSPRAAHEIAAVNVEGTASLLLAAHLGGAERAVLTSSSATLGHAEGRYHRSKLDQERTAFAARIPTVALLPTAPVGPGDAKPTPTGKLVRDFARGKILAKAPGSGGMNLVAVEDVARAHVAALQQGRAGARYPIGGENLSMDEIWAMLAEITGKPMPAWRAPYALAYVAGCADELRSRISGAEPDVPLEGVRLSRERMYADSSSAQRDLDYRPTPVRDALVRAVAWFRENGYVDGSMQRDDAAAG, from the coding sequence ATGGCTAGCGGCGAGCGTGTTTTTCTCACCGGCGCGACCGGCTTCGTGGGCTCGCACATTCTGCGCGAGTTGCTCGATTCGGGCTACGCCGTACGCGCCTTGGTGCGTGACGGGAAGCGCGTCGACGACCGAGCGGAGCACGTCGTCGGCGATCTTCGCAACGTCGGTGCGTTTGCATCGGCCTTGCGCGGCTGCCGATATCTCGTGCACTGCGCGGCGCTCTACACGTTCTCGCCGCGGGCGGCGCACGAGATCGCCGCGGTCAACGTCGAGGGCACGGCGAGTTTGCTGCTCGCCGCACATCTCGGCGGCGCCGAACGCGCCGTGCTGACCTCGAGCTCGGCAACGCTCGGGCACGCCGAAGGACGCTACCATCGCTCGAAGCTCGATCAAGAACGCACGGCCTTTGCCGCGCGCATTCCAACCGTCGCGCTGCTCCCCACCGCGCCGGTGGGGCCAGGCGATGCCAAGCCGACTCCCACGGGAAAGCTCGTGCGCGACTTCGCGCGCGGGAAGATCCTCGCGAAAGCGCCGGGCAGCGGCGGGATGAACCTGGTCGCCGTCGAGGACGTCGCACGCGCGCACGTCGCCGCGCTGCAGCAAGGACGCGCCGGCGCGCGCTATCCGATCGGCGGCGAGAATCTGAGCATGGACGAGATCTGGGCGATGCTTGCAGAGATCACCGGCAAGCCGATGCCGGCGTGGCGCGCGCCCTACGCGCTCGCATACGTGGCGGGATGCGCCGATGAGTTGCGCTCCCGGATCAGCGGCGCCGAGCCCGACGTTCCGCTCGAGGGAGTGCGCCTTTCCCGCGAGCGGATGTACGCCGATTCGTCAAGCGCGCAGCGCGATCTCGACTACCGCCCGACGCCGGTGCGCGATGCGCTGGTGCGCGCGGTCGCGTGGTTTCGCGAAAACGGCTACGTCGACGGATCGATGCAGCGTGACGATGCCGCTGCCGGCTAA